One window of Pseudomonas putida genomic DNA carries:
- a CDS encoding ATP-binding protein, with translation MLPHPTLDKLQTLRLHGMLKALNEQLKTPDIDSLSFEERLGLLVDRELTERDDKRLSSRLRQARLKHNACLEDIDYRSPRGLDKALILQLSGGQWLRDGLNLIIGGPTGVGKTWLACALAHQACREGYSVRYLRLPRLLEELGLAHGDGRFAKLMSSYAKTDLLILDDWGLAPFTAEQRRDMLELLDDRYGQRSTIVTSQMPVDNWHELIGDPTLADAILDRLVHNAYRINLKGESMRKRTQKLTTPANPD, from the coding sequence ATGCTGCCCCATCCGACCCTGGACAAGCTGCAAACCCTGCGCCTGCACGGCATGCTCAAGGCGCTGAACGAACAACTGAAAACCCCGGACATCGACAGCCTGAGCTTCGAGGAACGCCTCGGCCTGCTGGTCGACCGCGAGCTGACTGAACGCGACGACAAGCGCCTGAGCAGCCGCCTGCGCCAGGCCCGGCTCAAGCACAACGCCTGCCTCGAAGACATCGACTACCGCAGCCCGCGCGGGCTGGATAAGGCGCTGATCCTGCAACTGAGCGGCGGCCAGTGGCTACGCGACGGCCTCAACCTGATCATCGGCGGCCCCACCGGTGTCGGTAAAACCTGGCTGGCCTGCGCCCTGGCCCACCAGGCCTGCCGAGAAGGCTACAGCGTGCGTTACCTGCGCTTGCCGCGTTTGCTGGAAGAACTGGGTCTGGCCCATGGCGACGGGCGCTTCGCCAAGCTGATGAGCAGCTACGCCAAGACCGACCTGCTGATCCTCGATGACTGGGGCTTGGCCCCGTTCACCGCCGAACAGCGGCGCGACATGCTGGAGCTACTGGACGACCGCTACGGCCAGCGCTCGACCATCGTTACCAGCCAGATGCCGGTGGACAACTGGCACGAACTGATCGGCGATCCGACCCTGGCCGACGCTATCCTCGACCGCCTGGTGCACAACGCTTACCGGATCAATCTGAAGGGTGAATCAATGCGCAAACGGACGCAGAAATTGACGACGCCAGCCAACCCGGACTAA